In one window of Drosophila mauritiana strain mau12 chromosome X, ASM438214v1, whole genome shotgun sequence DNA:
- the LOC117148668 gene encoding syntaxin-4 isoform X1: MGKDRLPELLQRSLSTNSSNSSSNGSLLLNVYSGTTEFITSNTGGNNNSYSIVSQNSHSCSNNNSSSEPKDRSSAKMAQYGSNVDDILNPYTEIRQQLAQIAANLEAMNRMAQTVNLRTFNENEMDELHNKNLRLGNQLMTRFNDFKANLPAENDYSLEARMKRTLFYGLHQTFINLWHKNELFLQNYETKVKKNLRLHTKIINSEASEQEIELLIENKTTKLFVDNFLQETEKERQTLREMMDRFNELRRLEKSIEEVHALFMRIQTLVMEQSEVIQRVEFHAQQATLHVDKGADELDQAEQHQKKARKKKIMLIVILAAVLLVLLLVGIYL, from the exons ATGGGAAAAGATCGTCTGCCCGAGCTTTTGCAG CGCTCATTGAGCACGAACTCGTCGAACTCGTCGTCGAACGGTTCACTGCTTTTGAACGTGTACAGTGGAACCACGGAGTTCATCACTAGCAACACCGGCGGTAACAATAATAGCTACAGTATCGTTAGCCAAAACTCTcacagctgcagcaacaacaacagcagcagcgaacCCAAGGATCGGTCCAGTGCAAAGATGGCGCAGTATGGCTCGAATGTGGACGACATACTCAATCCG TACACGGAGATTCGCCAACAACTCGCACAGATAGCCGCCAACTTGGAGGCGATGAACCGCATGGCCCAAACCGTCAATCTGCGAACTTTCAACG AGAACGAGATGGATGAGCTTCACAACAAAAACCTGAGGCTGGGCAATCAGCTAATGACGCGATTCAACGACTTCAAGGCGAATCTGCCGGCGGAAAACGATTACAGCTTGGAGGCAAGGATGAAAAGAACCCTTTTCTATGGCCTCCACCAGACTTTCATCAATCTGTGGCACAAAAACGAACTATTCCTGCAGAACTACGAGACCAAGGTCAAAAAGAATCTGAGACTGCATACAAAAATCA TTAATTCTGAAGCCAGCGAACAAGAAATCGAGTTACTCATCGAGAACAAGACAACCAAACTCTTTGTGGATAAT TTTCTGCAGGAAACGGAGAAGGAGCGGCAGACACTGCGCGAAATGATGGACCGATTCAACGAGCTGCGCCGCCTGGAGAAGTCCATCGAGGAGGTCCACGCCCTGTTCATGCGCATCCAGACCCTGGTGATGGAGCAGAGCGAGGTGATCCAGCGTGTGGAGTTCCACGCCCAGCAGGCCACGCTCCACGTGGACAAGGGCGCCGACGAGCTGGACCAAGCGGAGCAGCACCAGAAAAAGGCGCGCAAG AAAAAGATAATGCTCATCGTGATACTCGCAGCCGTGTTGTTAGTATTACTCCTTGTTGGTATTTATTTGTGA
- the LOC117148668 gene encoding syntaxin-4 isoform X2 — MGKDRLPELLQRSLSTNSSNSSSNGSLLLNVYSGTTEFITSNTGGNNNSYSIVSQNSHSCSNNNSSSEPKDRSSAKMAQYGSNVDDILNPYTEIRQQLAQIAANLEAMNRMAQTVNLRTFNENEMDELHNKNLRLGNQLMTRFNDFKANLPAENDYSLEARMKRTLFYGLHQTFINLWHKNELFLQNYETKVKKNLRLHTKIKLRYHLLFS; from the exons ATGGGAAAAGATCGTCTGCCCGAGCTTTTGCAG CGCTCATTGAGCACGAACTCGTCGAACTCGTCGTCGAACGGTTCACTGCTTTTGAACGTGTACAGTGGAACCACGGAGTTCATCACTAGCAACACCGGCGGTAACAATAATAGCTACAGTATCGTTAGCCAAAACTCTcacagctgcagcaacaacaacagcagcagcgaacCCAAGGATCGGTCCAGTGCAAAGATGGCGCAGTATGGCTCGAATGTGGACGACATACTCAATCCG TACACGGAGATTCGCCAACAACTCGCACAGATAGCCGCCAACTTGGAGGCGATGAACCGCATGGCCCAAACCGTCAATCTGCGAACTTTCAACG AGAACGAGATGGATGAGCTTCACAACAAAAACCTGAGGCTGGGCAATCAGCTAATGACGCGATTCAACGACTTCAAGGCGAATCTGCCGGCGGAAAACGATTACAGCTTGGAGGCAAGGATGAAAAGAACCCTTTTCTATGGCCTCCACCAGACTTTCATCAATCTGTGGCACAAAAACGAACTATTCCTGCAGAACTACGAGACCAAGGTCAAAAAGAATCTGAGACTGCATACAAAAATCA aACTTCGTTACCATCTACTTTTCAGTTAA